DNA sequence from the Mangifera indica cultivar Alphonso chromosome 18, CATAS_Mindica_2.1, whole genome shotgun sequence genome:
gaaaaaaattacctGTCTGTAAGAAAAATTCCAGTCGGACTCGCAGATGTCTAGAGCTGTGAGGCCGTTATTGTTCTTGGTTCTTAAGTCCACACATCCAGTTGCAATCAACTGTTTCACCATCTTGTAGTTCTCATGCTTGATGGCTAAATGCAGCGGCGTGTCTCCCTCCACGTCTGGTTCATTCACAAGCTCCTTCATCTCCGGCAGCCGCAAGAATTCCCTGACATTGCGCGTAGTGTTATTTAATACAGCAAGATGAAGGGCGTTTTTACCGGTCGGGTCAGCCAGTTCGATGGTGTCTGGGCAATAAAGGAGGATCTCTTGAAAGACATCAAAGTTTCCTGAGCAGGCAGCTTCCAGTAATGGCGTCCGGCCATTGCTGTCTCGCTGATATGCAGATGAGGTACTCTTGGTAAGCAACtcatgcataatttttttctccctGACAGCTGTTGCAAAGTGAAGGGCAGTCTTTCCATTAGTGTCGGGTTGGTTAATGAGTTTCAAAACGTCTTCTTCTTCTAGCAGATAGCCAATGCAATCTATGACACGAGAATAAAGAAATAAGATACAAGTCAGATGCCCATTTTctggaaaaagacaaaaaaataaaaaagagtggAGATGGCAATTGGGTCATCCTCTTTTGAACTTGATGAAGACAGGAACGGAGATTGGTATGACTAAAATTCCTGTAGTTATGaatgggaagaagaagaagaagagagaaattttCTCACAAGAGGAAATAAGAATTTCTTGTCACCCTCGTATCAAAGACGGGAGATATTTCTAGCAGGGATAGAAATTAAGGTATTTGGCTCCATCCAAGCTGTTGTCATCTTTTAAAAAATCGCTTGCATGATACCAAATTATATGGATGTTTTAAAGCAAAAAAGATGATACCAGTGCTTCCTGCAAGGACAGCGGCatgcaggggattctgcccatCCGGGCCTTGGACAGCATTCCGCAATAGCTCAACTCTCTCTGAATTCTGCTTCAGGAACGTTAAAATCCTCAGCAGCATCAACTCGCACCTCGATTCAGCAGCTAAATATAAAGGGCTCTCACCTGCGAAGAATTGTTGATTAAACGAATTGTTATTGaagaaatgttatataatatatcagaTCAAATCAGAATCAGATCAAAATGTATTTCATTTAACAACCTGCGCTAGTTACAACTCCAGCCATTTCATTGTCCAGTTCCCACAGGCACAGTGCAGCTTTCTCATGTCCATTCCTCAAAGCCTCATGCAAAGCCAAGCTCTGAGCCTTATTCCTCATCCCCCACAGCCCCGAAACGCCGCTCGCCCCTTCTTCCATTTCTCTCAAACATGAAGTTTCAATCGAATCAACTTGAAACATACTTCTACTTGTGCTGTCACCAATGAGACGCTTCACCACAGCAACTTGCCCAGCTCTTGCTGCAACATGTAATGGAGTGTCACCCTTTGAGTTCTCTTGGCTTGCAAGACGGGGCCATGCTTGAAGAGCCTCATGAATGAACAATTCTTTGCCCAATTTTGCAGCTATATGAATTATGTTGTTCCCCTGAATTGTATGCAAATCCTGGAGATTGCTGTGATTTTTGCCCTGGTTGAACCGTTTCCGCAAATCCAGGTTTCCTTCTCTTGCTGCCATGTCCAGAGAACGATCCATAGCCTTTCAAATTAAGACTCTTTTTCTCTcagcaagaaaagaaaagaaaagaaaaatggtgaCGCCAGTGATCCACGATTGTTCAAGTAAGAACAAGGCTTGGTGGCCGCAATTTATTGAGTTTGTCGTCGTTGaactgaaaggaaaaaaaaaaaaggccgaAGTTAAAGATGATGGAAAAGAAGCGTATCGAGTTAAGTCTAGAAACGGGCATCAGATCCTTATGATATACAtctttttctcaattttaaACATACGAACATTGCCAAaagtacataaaaaaaaaacttcattttttttctcctgTGGTACAGATTTTCTTGACTGATGTggactaacattaattataattttggttttataaaattggataattgGATAGTCCAATGCcagtttataaatgaatttgagtgatcaataaagatatgtctaatatacttaaaagttattGGTTCGGATAGACGGTTTAATGTGGGTCTTCAGTTATTGGATCCTTAATTGAAAAGTCtagataatttcttataaatacgTTAGGTCCCCattttaaaacctaatttttgatAAGTTTATCCATTCAAAGCCGTCATAACAAGTTTTTGTAGCGAAAGACTTGTCATAACAGATCTTCAAATTTCAGGTGAAATTCTGAAAATCTTTGGTTTCAGAGATATGactcaaacaaatttttttatatctctaattattaattctatgtttaattcaacataaaaatttaatattcaatacTCCATGTatgttcatattaaattattattctgaTTCAAAGCTTAGAATATATGCTGAAATCGGAA
Encoded proteins:
- the LOC123201720 gene encoding protein ACCELERATED CELL DEATH 6-like translates to MDRSLDMAAREGNLDLRKRFNQGKNHSNLQDLHTIQGNNIIHIAAKLGKELFIHEALQAWPRLASQENSKGDTPLHVAARAGQVAVVKRLIGDSTSRSMFQVDSIETSCLREMEEGASGVSGLWGMRNKAQSLALHEALRNGHEKAALCLWELDNEMAGVVTSAGESPLYLAAESRCELMLLRILTFLKQNSERVELLRNAVQGPDGQNPLHAAVLAGSTDCIGYLLEEEDVLKLINQPDTNGKTALHFATAVREKKIMHELLTKSTSSAYQRDSNGRTPLLEAACSGNFDVFQEILLYCPDTIELADPTGKNALHLAVLNNTTRNVREFLRLPEMKELVNEPDVEGDTPLHLAIKHENYKMVKQLIATGCVDLRTKNNNGLTALDICESDWNFSYRQNSLHTYLKGQNAPRGRQPYNYWKRDQKSKTALNHPNADLKNLANIMSVVAALLVTVTFAAAFTLPGGYHGDDDDRPPEINHSSKKDKIPSGTSILITNPSLKVFVFADSLAMCSSMTVVFLLILAMAGDPAFLRSAIIYSKKLLYIALYGALVAFVTGLYAVISPESAWLAISIIIMGSSVPFLIKLLRRKSSTSTPLVI